Genomic segment of Buchnera aphidicola (Melanaphis sacchari):
TATTTAAAGAATCAGATAATTGTTTGAAATGATTTCGAAGTGAAAAATCAAATACAGTATCATTTATTTTTACAAGTATACCATTTAAAAGATAAGGATCAATTTTATACACAAATTTAATGCGAGATAGTAATTTTTTTTCTAATATAGAACGTATATGAAAAATTTGATCATCACTCAAATAAGATGCTGATATCAATTTAACAGAAACATACCCTTGATAAATTAATTCTAATCTTAAAAATGCTCTTAATATATCCTTAAAAATTTTAAATCGTTGATTTTTAGCTAATAATTTTATTAAATTCCGAGCATCTTCATTAATGTAATCACCGGCAATTAAAATAAAAAAAGACGATAAAAATTTTGGCGATAAAGACCCTGAC
This window contains:
- the atpH gene encoding ATP synthase F1 subunit delta yields the protein MLIFNTVARPYAKAIFELAIEQKSIKKWKEMLIFMNKVILFKKFQKFLSGSLSPKFLSSFFILIAGDYINEDARNLIKLLAKNQRFKIFKDILRAFLRLELIYQGYVSVKLISASYLSDDQIFHIRSILEKKLLSRIKFVYKIDPYLLNGILVKINDTVFDFSLRNHFKQLSDSLNILRE